In Cottoperca gobio chromosome 19, fCotGob3.1, whole genome shotgun sequence, the genomic window CTGGTTTAGGGTTAGATGCACTGGTTTAGGGTTACATGCACTGGTTTAGGGTTACATGCactggtttagggttagggttacatgcactggtttagggttagggttacatgcACTGGTTTTAGGGTTACATGCACTGGTTTAGGGTTACATGCactggtttagggttagggttacatgtACTGGTTTAGGGTTACATGCACTGGTTTAGGGTTACATGCACTGGTTTAGGGTTACATGCactggtttagggttagggttacatgcACTGGTTTAGGGTTACATGTactggtttagggttagggttacatgcactggtttagggttagggttacatgcactggtttagggttagggttacatgcactggtttagggttagggttacatgcactggtttagggttagggttacatgtactggtttagggttagggttacatgcactggtttagggttagggttacatgtACTGGTTTAAGGTTAGGGTTACATGTACTGGTTTAAGGTTAGGGTTACATGTACTGGTTTAAGGTTAGGGTTACATGTACTggtttagggttaggtttaCATGTACTGGTTTAAGGTTAGGGTTACATGTACTGGTTTAAGGTTAGGGTTACATGTACTGGTTTAAGGTTAGGGTTACATGTACTGGTTTAAGGTTAGGGTTACATGTACTGGTTTAAGGTTAGGGTTACATGCACTGGTTTAAGGTTAGCGTTACATGCACTggtttagggttaggtttaCTAGTGCTACtgaaatatctgaatacttaaTCCACCGCTGAATGTCGCTGCTGCGCACGATGAGATACAGAAAGAAGGATTTGCAGGGAGGCTTTCTGCACATCAGGGTAACAAGCTTTTCTGataaatgatgtgttcaaaCCTGAATATTTACTCTGAACAAAGAATGATGATCATCATGATATCTATCAAACCTCTACCTCTTCCCGTCATGTCTGCTTCACACTCATGATCTGTGGTAAAGTCTCTTTGTCCTCAGCTTGATGTCACACTATTCAGTACCTGGTGTTGTTGTCATTGAAGCGACCACAGATTCCAACATTCAGTTTTTACCTTTGTGTTGCGGCTCGTTTCTTTGGTAGTTTTGGTATTGCTTTCAGTGGTTATCAAAGCAGCCAGTTCGAACATGACAGTTACCACAAATGATGATTCAATTTCTGCTCCGGGTGGTTTCTTGTGAAACAGGTGGACACAATAGAAGTAGTCCATACAAATGCACTTTGTGTGACGGAGACGGAAGAACCAGCGTTGTGATTTCATCTGTAGACTATTTCCTTGTAAGACTGTGGCTTTGTCTTCTATTGTTTAATTCATTGTGttgtaatattgttttgttgaggtgttttttcttttagcttGATGTCACAATGTTCACTTCTTCATGCAGGACTTTGGGGAATAATAGTGTCTCTTAACCAAAGCCAGGTACCTGCAGAGAAAACCACACAGtattaaaacactaaaacagTTTCTCCACTCAGCTTGCTGTTGGTGTTAACTGTGTAACATCGTCAGGCTAATTCTTTCCTTATCTTCTTGGAAGTGCACGGCTTTAattgttcagctgtctggctgCCATTAAAAGAGATGAAGCTTTCCATTGTGTCCTCAGACGCTTTTCTCTCAGAGCTAAACTTCTTTCTCACAGACACCTTCGTTTATTCTCTGAAAGTCGCACACGTACACAAAACAATTTGACGGAAGCACTCtgtaaaaaaacacatcctGCGCTTCACGTACGGTCTGTTCACACAAACTTACTGAGTAATTCTCTGTCATGAGATTAAGTTGCATCAGCAGTCTGACCAATAGGAATTTCCCAGTTTCATTTTATGAGAAGAAGAAACCCACAAAGTTTCTTTCTGTTCAAGTCACACCTTTTACTGTATTCATCCTGCACCTGTTTatgattatttaatttgataccAGAGTCAGGGAATTTTGATTTGCCTAGAACATTTACCATTTGGTGCCCCTGTGGTAGATACAACATGATAAAGTGCCCTTCCAGTGACGAAAACAAGACGCCACTGCCCTTCAGACAGCCTGAGTTTGCCGCTGCTCCACGTCATAacatttcattatatatttcataaatCTTGATAAATGTTTTACCCTGAAAACTAACCAACCCGTGACCGCTGATGTTCTTCTGTGTGCAGGTCAATGCGGCAGTTTAGAGTTTTGGAACTCAGATTTGGACGTCTGTGTGCCGTGTGCGTCGTGCAAGCAGTACCCAAAGACCCCGTCATGCAACACATGTAAGACAGTGAATCAGTAAatgcaaattaattaaatgattgaCTCATGACAGATACAAAAGAAACAGTTTCTTCCCCGCAGGCCGTCACGCCGATGAACAGTGTAATCAGTCATACACTGTCAATAACCCTGGAACGCCCACTGCTCCTATAATAGattaacattttacagttttttgATTTGTACATATCATCTGTCACTTTCACATTGTAGTATGTAGACATACATGTTCATACTGGGAGTAATCATCcattcagtatttatttctttgcttATAGTTTACAACTTTTTCTACAAGAcgtttctatttctttttattctcatttatgctttttacatatttttatgtaatatttatatatacggCAATTATGTTTTACATACATATGTTCATAACAGTCCTGTCTACTCTTTAAATGTATCAGATTTTGTTGACCTTGTTCCTAGTTATAGACTATTTCTGTGTAAGTACATTGAGAGCAATGCAACGTAAATGTGTTCACATTCTTCACATCGCCTATAAAAGTGATTCTGGTTGATTGATTAAGTTGTTTCTGTTCAACCAAACAGGTAAATATGAGGATGAGACACCTGACGTGTGGAAACTCGCAGCCATCGCAAGCTTCTCCGTGCTGGCTGTCGTGCTGGTCGGTGCTGCGCTGATTATCGGTGTCATGGTGCATCGACGGAAGTCGCACAAACGGCCTCTACGTGGTGAGATTCTTTCAATTTGAAATCTGAGATTAATCacagtttaattaattaatcacatttaCAAGTGCACCAGATATCATCTTTTCAGCCCAAATCACAACCTGTCATGCAGAAATGTCATAGTCTAGTATTCCATAAGAATCATTTTAGAAAAGAAACTCAGTATAGTATGTTAACAAAGTCAAAGTAAGTCATATAAAATGTGCATTGTATTAAAAACCTCACACATAAAGAATACACAAGACActaatgagatgagatgtgagtATTCAGCAGCAGAAGTCCATTAAAGGTGCACGGGAGTGACACCTAGTGCAACAGTTTATTTGTGCGGATTGACGTGAAGCATTGCGGGTGTAAAGGTGAAGGTCTTTGCTCTCCTCACACTGCAAGTGCTGTAAAGACGTTCAGTGATGGCAGCTGAGGGTCCTGGTAACGTGAGTCATTGTTAATGCTATGACAAAGCAATATGTCGAGGCAGATAGGATAGGAAATCACTTTGCTGGGATGTTAAAAATGCTAATTTGTGCCTTGATGTATTTACAGAACCCATTGAAGAAACGGCGGGGCCACTTTACCAAGCTTAAACAATACAGTAGGTATCAGTTTCACTTTGTCACAACGAGACcacatgcatttaaatgtgcCACATTTAGAGACAATAATGTGAATCTCCCGTAAAATAATCCAACGTCGTTGTCTCGGCCTCCACAGCCTCATCCTCCTTCTGGA contains:
- the si:rp71-1c10.7 gene encoding tumor necrosis factor receptor superfamily member 12A produces the protein MALNALCALCGFIIAAVTNFYVVSAQKSQCGSLEFWNSDLDVCVPCASCKQYPKTPSCNTCKYEDETPDVWKLAAIASFSVLAVVLVGAALIIGVMVHRRKSHKRPLREPIEETAGPLYQA